The following proteins are co-located in the Bos indicus isolate NIAB-ARS_2022 breed Sahiwal x Tharparkar chromosome 8, NIAB-ARS_B.indTharparkar_mat_pri_1.0, whole genome shotgun sequence genome:
- the NFIL3 gene encoding nuclear factor interleukin-3-regulated protein: MQLRKMQSIKKEQASLDAGTNVDKMMVLNSALTEVSEDLTTGEELLLNEGSVGKNKSSACRRKREFIPDEKKDAMYWEKRRKNNEAAKRSREKRRLNDLVLENKLIALGEENATLKAELLSLKLKFGLISSTAYAQEIQKLSNSTAVYFQDYQTSKSTVSAFVDEHEPSMVASSCISVIKHSPQSSLSDVSEVSSLEHSQEGPVQNGCRSPESKFQVIKQEPMELESYAREPRDDRGAYRGAVYQNYMGNSFPGYSHSPPLLQVNRSSSNSPRTSETDEGAVGKSSDGEDEQQVPKGPIHSPVELQRVHATVVKVPEVNSSALPHKLRIKAKAMQIKVEAFDHEFDGTQKLSSPVDMTSKRHFELEKHTTPNLVHSSLTPFSVQVTNIQDWSLKSEHWHQKELNGKTQSSFKTGVVEVKDSGYKVSDPENLFLKQGIANLSAEVVSLKRLIATHQISASDSG, from the coding sequence ATGCAGCTGAGAAAAATGCAGAGCATCAAGAAGGAGCAGGCATCTCTTGATGCTGGTACCAACGTGGACAAGATGATGGTGCTTAATTCCGCCTTGACCGAAGTCTCCGAAGACTTGACGACAGGGGAAGAACTCCTTCTCAATGAAGGAAGTGTGGGGAAAAACAAGTCTTCAGCATGTCGGAGGAAACGGGAATTCATTCCCGACGAGAAGAAGGATGCCATGTATTGGGAAAAGAGGCGGAAAAATAACGAAGCTGCCAAGAGGTCCCGGGAGAAACGTCGACTGAATGACCTGGTTTTGGAGAACAAACTCATTGCACTGGGAGAAGAAAACGCCACTTTAAAAGCTGAACTGCTTTCCCTAAAATTAAAGTTTGGTTTAATTAGCTCAACAGCCTATGCCCAGGAGATTCAGAAACTCAGTAATTCTACAGCTGTGTACTTTCAAGACTACCAGACTTCCAAATCCACTGTGAGCGCCTTTGTGGATGAGCATGAGCCCTCCATGGTGGCCAGCAGTTGCATTTCTGTCATCAAGCACTCTCCTCAGAGTTCTCTGTCTGATGTTTCAGAAGTATCCTCGCTAGAACATTCACAGGAGGGCCCTGTGCAGAATGGCTGCAGAAGCCCAGAAAGCAAGTTCCAGGTCATCAAGCAAGAGCCAATGGAACTGGAGAGCTATGCCAGGGAACCCAGAGATGACCGAGGTGCCTACCGAGGGGCCGTGTATCAGAACTACATGGGGAATTCCTTTCCCGGATACTCGCACTCTCCCCCTTTGCTGCAGGTCAACCGATCCTCCAGTAACTCTCCGAGGACATCAGAAACTGATGAAGGTGCAGTAGGAAAGTCATCCGACGGAGAAGATGAGCAGCAGGTTCCCAAGGGCCCGATCCACTCTCCCGTCGAACTTCAGCGTGTCCACGCCACGGTGGTTAAAGTTCCAGAAGTGAATTCCTCTGCCTTGCCACACAAGCTTCGGATTAAAGCCAAAGCCATGCAGATAAAAGTGGAAGCCTTCGATCATGAGTTTGATGGCACGCAAAAACTTTCCTCGCCTGTTGATATGACGTCTAAGAGACATTTCGAACTCGAGAAGCATACCACCCCCAACCTGGTACATTCTTCTCTCACTCCCTTTTCAGTCCAAGTGACTAACATTCAAGATTGGTCTCTCAAATCTGAACACTGGCATCAAAAAGAACTTAATGGCAAAACTCAGAGTAGTTTCAAAACTGGAGTGGTGGAAGTGAAAGACAGTGGTTACAAAGTCTCTGACCCAGAGAATTTGTTTCTGAAGCAGGGGATAGCAAACTTGTCTGCAGAGGTGGTCTCACTTAAAAGACTTATAGCCACACACCAAATCTCTGCTTCAGACTCTGGGTAA